Proteins encoded in a region of the Pieris brassicae chromosome 3, ilPieBrab1.1, whole genome shotgun sequence genome:
- the LOC123707100 gene encoding E3 ubiquitin-protein ligase LRSAM1-like, which produces MGCAASGVNRTIMMFNRHAHNSSECRAILDRKLYMAKESPEPEFDLSGCDLRELPSGIFSICKVFRKDYLYLQNNKLKTLEEGGQLADLQLVKTLNISKNNFTQIPKNIRFLLSLTELYIQENQITYLPDEIKCLQTLKILDVSRNNLKKLNPVLGQLQSLRKLIIIGNKDLNEICIELCLASNLCSIELDYEQFHIPPPEVAIRGTEAIMKFLCFQANITYTPPVPDSDNIFPAYVGNPSVDLFTKPRITWEEAEQAVQQKEDQIYKANQVQREKMLSNVLKEQLSLDIEISKIHEGRELERQKLINTIQKEEQNIECLINSFIGYDKLKPEIIQQQLAHEQLEHDHLLEITRQNYDNIKRSDILKTMQQVLEENCSVGKYMKYYKDNLNDVKKNLLIQETIVDGKLEQLLNEKDHLREGQVQLLLEDQDVQKAMVSSLLDQVDARSWSLNQEISLVSSHLAKLSVIEQEKKKINIVDNYNQLLQQRIHLVTLLDDLFIQKNKRRKQLIDTLHEAENECNNKTDFWLQSYKKLLDCAPPSLLRIGKSLDPVLVNYLLQEGVIHCLPFLVNILFSDTSLLNITAQDLKLSGVSLKIDQENIIKAINKYVLSKNGNEFTSLSTSAPPLPSEDSQKGVLSQVENNMSPDGECVICMECKSQVVFVPCGHMCCCQSCSQKDISSCPMCRSSIERIIKVLIA; this is translated from the coding sequence atggGTTGTGCTGCGTCGGGTGTAAACCGAACAATAATGATGTTTAATAGACACGCTCATAATTCGTCGGAATGTCGTGCAATACTGGACCGAAAGCTCTATATGGCAAAAGAATCACCGGAACCGGAGTTTGACCTATCAGGTTGCGATTTGAGAGAATTGCCTTCTggaatattttcaatatgtaAGGTTTTTCGTAAAGATtacttatatttacaaaataacaaGCTAAAAACATTAGAAGAAGGTGGTCAATTAGCAGATCTTCAGTTGGTCAAAACATTAAACatcagtaaaaataatttcacacAAATACCTAAGAATATTAGGTTTCTTCTTAGTCTCACAGAACTATACATACAAGAAAACCAAATTACCTACTTGCcagatgaaataaaatgtttgcaaACGCTCAAAATACTAGATGTCTcaagaaacaatttaaaaaaattaaatccagTTTTGGGGCAACTACAAAGCTTAcgtaaacttattattataggtaACAAAGACTTGAATGAAATCTGTATAGAACTCTGTCTTGCTTCAAATTTATGCTCAATTGAATTGGATTATGAACAATTTCACATACCACCCCCTGAAGTTGCTATTAGGGGTACTGAAGCAATAATgaaatttctttgttttcaagcaaatattacttatacaCCACCTGTGCCAGATAGTGATAATATATTTCCAGCTTATGTTGGAAATCCGTCTGTGGACCTCTTCACTAAACCCAGAATTACATGGGAAGAAGCAGAACAAGCTGTTCAGCAAAAGGAAGACCAAATATATAAAGCAAATCAAGTACAGAGAGAAAAAATGTtgtcaaatgttttaaaagaacAACTTAGCTTAGATAtagaaatatctaaaatacATGAAGGTAGAGAACTAGAAAGgcagaaattaataaatactatacaaaaggaagaacaaaatattgaatgtttaattaatagcTTCATAGGATATGATAAACTAAAGCCTGAAATCATTCAACAACAACTAGCACATGAGCAGTTAGAACATGACCATTTGTTAGAAATTACTAGGCAAAACTATGATAACATTAAAAGAAGtgacatattaaaaacaatgcaaCAAGTATTAGAAGAAAACTGCTCAGTAGGAaagtatatgaaatattataaagataatttaaatgatgTTAAAAAGAACTTGTTAATTCAAGAGACTATAGTGGATGGAAAATTGGAACAATTACTAAATGAAAAAGATCATCTTAGAGAAGGTCAAGTTCAACTACTTTTAGAGGATCAAGATGTACAGAAAGCCATGGTATCTTCATTATTGGACCAAGTTGATGCCAGAAGCTGGAGTTTAAATCAAGAGATATCTTTAGTCTCTTCACATTTAGCTAAATTAAGTGTTATTGAACaggaaaagaaaaaaattaacatagttgataattataatcaaCTGCTTCAACAGCGAATACATTTAGTTACTTTACTGGATGACCTTTTTATTCAGAAAAATAAAAGGAGGAAGCAATTAATTGATACTTTGCATGAGGCAGAAAATGAATGTAATAATAAGACAGATTTTTGGTTGCAGAGCTATAAAAAGTTGTTAGATTGTGCACCTCCATCTCTACTAAGAATTGGAAAATCCTTGGATCCAGTTCTTGTAAATTATCTATTACAAGAGGGTGTCATACACTGTTTACCATTTttggttaatattttgttttctgaTACATCCTTATTAAATATCACAGCCCAAGACTTAAAACTATCAGGAGTATCCTTGAAAATAGaccaagaaaatattataaaggctattaataaatatgttctGAGTAAAAATGGAAATGAGTTTACGTCTTTGAGTACAAGTGCACCACCATTACCTTCTGAAGATTCCCAAAAAGGAGTCTTAAGTCAGGTAGAGAATAATATGTCTCCGGATGGCGAGTGTGTAATATGTATGGAATGTAAGTCTCAGGTGGTGTTTGTGCCTTGCGGTCACATGTGTTGTTGTCAAAGTTGTTCACAGAAAGATATCAGCAGTTGTCCAATGTGTAGATCAAGTATAGAAagaattataaaagtattgaTAGCATAG